From a single Leptidea sinapis chromosome 19, ilLepSina1.1, whole genome shotgun sequence genomic region:
- the LOC126969832 gene encoding D-erythrulose reductase-like, with protein sequence MEIYSFKGKRILVTGAGQGIGRGIAVELWRAGANIVALSRTRSHLEALQSEYPSIDIVDVDVSDWEKTRTAIESLGTFDALVNNAAIAICEPFLTSSSSNFDRTFDVNVKAVLNISQIVAKKMIENKIHGSIVNISSQASKAALKDHAIYSASKAALDALTRSMALELGPHGIRVNSINPTVIMTAMAKVGWSDSERCKEMLSKIPLGRFGEVSEVVNAVVFLLSDRSSMITGVQLPVDGGFLAT encoded by the exons ATGGagatatattcatttaaaggaaAAAGAATCTTAGTAACCGGTGCTGGACAAG GTATTGGCCGAGGAATCGCTGTAGAGCTATGGAGAGCTGGAGCTAATATTGTAGCTTTGTCTCGCACTAGATCACATTTAGAAGCCTTACAGAGTGAATATCCCTCAATAGACATTGTGGATGTCGATGTTTCCGATTGGGAGAAAACACGGACCGCTATTGAATCGTTGGGTACTTTTGATGCCCTAGTTAATAATGCTGCGATTGCAATCTGCGAACCATTTCTCACTAGTAGCTCATCAAATTTTGATAG AACATTTGATGTAAATGTTAAagctgtattaaatatatctcaaATTGTGGCGAAGAAGatgatagaaaataaaatacacgGATCAATTGTTAATATATCTTCACAGGCATCAAAG GCAGCGCTCAAAGATCATGCTATATATAGTGCATCAAAAGCAGCACTGGATGCTCTAACTAGGTCAATGGCATTGGAGCTAGGACCACATGGAATAAGAGTTAATTCCATAAATCCGACTGTTATTATGACGGCAATGGCAAAGGTTGGGTGGTCTGATTCAGAACGGTGTAAAGAAATGTTATCAAAGATTCCACTCGGAAG ATTCGGCGAAGTATCGGAAGTTGTAAATGCTGTTGTTTTCCTATTAAGCGATAGATCCAGTATGATAACAGGAGTTCAGTTGCCTGTGGATGGCGGCTTCCttgcaacataa
- the LOC126969833 gene encoding L-xylulose reductase-like produces the protein MNISFKGKRVLVTGAGQGIGRGIAIELWRAGAKVVALSRTRSHLESLQSEYPTIDIVDVDVADWDKTRQVVESLGVFDGLVNNAAMAICEPFLECKPDVLDMLTNINVKSLINISQVVAKNMIANKIRGAIVNVSSQASKAALKDHTTYSATKAAVDAVTRSMALELGPYGIRTNAVNPTVIMTAMGKIGWSDPVKAEAMLSKIPLGRFGEVSEVADVVLYLLSDKSSMVNGVELPIDGGFLAT, from the exons atgaatATATCGTTTAAAGGAAAGCGAGTACTTGTAACAGGAGCTGGCCAAG GAATTGGGCGAGGCATCGCGATAGAGCTTTGGCGTGCTGGGGCAAAAGTCGTAGCGTTGTCACGAACACGGTCACACTTAGAAAGTCTACAGAGTGAATATCCGACCATAGATATAGTAGACGTGGATGTGGCCGACTGGGATAAGACGCGCCAGGTTGTGGAGAGCCTAGGAGTTTTTGATGGACTTGTAAACAATGCTGCCATGGCTATATGTGAGCCATTCCTTGAATGCAAGCCAGATGTATTAGACAT gttaacaaacataaatgttaagtctcttaTTAACATAAGTCAGGTTGTTGCCAAAAATATGATAGCCAATAAGATAAGAGGTGCAATCGTCAACGTGTCATCGCAGGCATCCAAG GCAGCTCTTAAGGACCATACAACTTATTCAGCTACAAAGGCTGCCGTTGATGCTGTGACACGTTCGATGGCGTTAGAGCTTGGTCCCTACGGCATCAGAACGAACGCTGTCAATCCAACTGTCATTATGACAGCTATGGGCAAGATTGGCTGGTCTGATCCAGTAAAAGCTGAAGCGATGCTCTCCAAAATACCGCTTGGAAG gttTGGTGAAGTATCAGAGGTTGCAGATGTAGTGTTGTATCTCTTAAGTGATAAATCAAGCATGGTGAACGGTGTTGAACTGCCAATCGACGGAGGATTCCTTgccacataa